One region of Primulina tabacum isolate GXHZ01 chromosome 17, ASM2559414v2, whole genome shotgun sequence genomic DNA includes:
- the LOC142531368 gene encoding oleosin H1-like has product MADRDRDRQQLQIHPQQQQYRYEGGLKNILPQKGPTASQIVAIVTLLPVSGTLLALAGITLAGSLIGLAFATPVFLIFSPVLVPAAILIAGAVTAFLTSGAFGLTGLSSLSWVLNSFRQATGREPQDYAKRRVQEATGQVGEKTRQVGETIKAKGQEGVGREGRESGAAVGAGAGRPA; this is encoded by the coding sequence ATGGCGGATCGGGATCGTGATCGGCAGCAGTTACAAATACACCCGCAGCAGCAGCAATACCGCTACGAAGGCGGCCTCAAGAACATTCTCCCACAAAAGGGCCCCACCGCCTCCCAGATAGTCGCCATAGTCACCCTCCTTCCAGTCAGCGGGACCCTCCTCGCCCTCGCGGGAATCACACTCGCCGGCTCTCTGATCGGCCTCGCCTTCGCCACCCCCGTCTTTCTCATATTCAGCCCAGTTCTCGTCCCCGCCGCCATCCTCATCGCCGGGGCCGTGACCGCGTTCTTGACATCCGGGGCGTTCGGGCTTACGGGACTCTCGTCTCTCTCATGGGTCTTGAATTCATTCCGTCAGGCCACCGGCCGGGAGCCACAGGACTATGCAAAGCGGCGCGTGCAGGAAGCTACAGGTCAAGTGGGAGAGAAAACGAGGCAAGTGGGAGAAACAATCAAGGCTAAAGGTCAGGAAGGAGTAGGGCGAGAAGGAAGAGAATCGGGTGCGGCTGTGGGTGCAGGTGCAGGTCGGCCTGCTTGA
- the LOC142531621 gene encoding phosphate transporter PHO1 homolog 9-like isoform X3, with amino-acid sequence MKFGKELASQTVQEWQEAYMDYKHLKKLLKNIFKFRQQSALSYSVSRGGFLKRKSTLHRSFSGLMDRDNCSIRSDDEVILVHPVRPESSENDVFYQTIFLKPSEDGGENEIHFFKFLDKEFNKVLRFYKEKVKGVTLQAVELSKQMDKLIALRIEVYKPLMEENGNQQEVESNTEPEAKDPANTGHDATNVVQELGTSQENASENNTFPPAYSIHAKINIEPKCPLMKLRRIVKSTNKSNLAIRIEELRRAEEKLRWAFIQYYQQLGLLKIYRSSNILAFSKIMKKYDKITSRSASNSYLQMIDKSDLGSSDEVNMLIGRVEAAFVKYFSNGNRRKGVKLLKPRKKMEKHRITFVLGILTGCSVALVIGIIVSVHARGLIRHEGREQYMNNIFPLYSFFGFIFLHMLMYGINTYLWRRFRVNYPFIFGFKSGTELGFREIFLLASALSVLTLVAVLSNLDMEMDPRTQHYQTLTELVPAGLLMVLLLITFCPFNIMYRSSRYFLIRCAWRCLFAPLYKVTFSDFFLADQLTSQVQAFRSLQFYICYYGWGDFKRRSNQCLESKVYEIFYIVVPVTPFLSRVLQCLRRVFEEKNVMQGLNSLKYFLTVVALVIKTIYDFRRGTFWRIVAASSSGVTAVFNTYWDIVMDWGLLQKKARNPWLRDKLLISNRAVYFVAIVVNILLRLVWMQLVLDFNEAPFLHRRAVIALVACLEILRRGIWNFFRLENEHFNNIEKYRAFNLSPLPFHCEDDKFL; translated from the exons ATGAAATTTGGAAAGGAATTAGCTTCTCAAACGGTGCAAGAATGGCAGGAAGCATACATGGACTACAAACATCTCAAGAAACTGCTGAAAAACATCTTTAAATTCAGACAGCAAAGTGCATTATCATATTCAGTAAGCCGAGGTGGTTTCTTGAAGAGGAAATCGACCTTGCACAGATCGTTTAGCGGGTTGATGGATAGAGACAACTGCTCAATAAGGAGTGACGATGAAGTGATATTAGTACACCCAGTGCGGCCAGAAAGTTCGGAGAATGATGTGTTCTATCAGACAATTTTTTTGAAGCCATCAGAAGATGGTGGTGAAAACGAGATTCATTTCTTTAAGTTTCTTGATAAAGAATTCAATAAAGTACTGAGATTTTacaaggaaaaagttaagggtGTGACTCTGCAGGCAGTGGAGTTGAGCAAGCAGATGGATAAACTTATCGCCTTAAGGATTGAAGTGTATAAACCTTTGATGGAAGAAAACGGGAATCAACAAGAAGTCGAGTCAAACACCGAACCTGAAGCTAAAGATCCTGCGAATACAGGACATGACG CCACGAATGTGGTCCAAGAACTTGGGACCAGCCAGGAAAACGCTtctgaaaataatacttttccGCCAGCATATTCGATTCATGCAAAGATCAATATTGAACCAAAATGTCCTCTTATGAAATTAAGAAGGATCGTCAAAAGCACAAACAAGTCGAACCTGGCAATCAGAATTGAGGAGCTAAGACGAGCTGAGGAAAAATTAAGATGGGCTTTCATCCAATATTACCAACAGCTCGGACTCCTAAAAATATATCG TTCCTCGAATATTTTGGCATTCTCCAAGATCATGAAGAAATATGACAAG ATCACTTCAAGAAGTGCTTCAAATTCTTATTTACAGATGATTGACAAATCGGATCTCGGAAGCTCGGATGAG GTTAACATGCTCATCGGAAGGGTAGAGGCTGCATTTGTTAAGTACTTCTCAAATGGAAATCGAAGAAAAGGGGTGAAACTTTTAAAGCCCAGAAAAAAAATGGAGAAGCACAGAATAACATTTGTTCTTG GTATATTAACTGGCTGTTCAGTAGCACTAGTTATCGGTATTATTGTTTCAGTACATGCAAGGGGACTTATTCGACACGAGGGACGAGAGCAGTATATGAACAATATATTTCCTCTTTACag CTTCTTTGGATTCATTTTCCTTCACATGCTCATGTATGGGATAAACACATACCTCTGGAGGCGATTCCGGGTGAACTACCCCTTCATCTTTGGATTTAAATCAGGTACAGAATTGGGATTCAGAGAAATCTTCCTACTTGCTTCCGCCCTTTCAGTACTCACTTTGGTAGCTGTACTTTCAAATCTGGACATGGAAATGGATCCAAGAACACAACATTATCAAACATTAACTGAACTGGTTCCGGCAGGACTACTTATG GTCTTGCTTCTTATAACATTTTGTCCTTTCAACATTATGTATCGCTCAAGCCGCTACTTTCTCATTAGATGTGCATGGCGTTGTCTTTTTGCTCCACTTTATAAG GTTACCTTCTCGGATTTCTTCTTGGCAGACCAGCTAACAAGCCAG GTTCAGGCTTTCAGAAGTTTGCAATTTTACATTTGCTACTATGGATGGGGAGACTTCAAAAGGAGATCAAACCAGTGCCTTGAAAGCAAagtatatgaaattttttacaTTGTTGTACCAGTTACTCCATTTTTGTCACGAGTTCTGCAG TGCCTACGCCGCGTGTTTGAGGAGAAGAATGTCATGCAAGGACTCAATAGCCTAAAGTATTTCTTAACAGTAGTGGCACTTGTCATTAAGACAATATATGATTTCCGGAGAGGAACGTTTTGGAGAATCGTGGCAGCATCAAGTTCGGGAGTCACGGCTGTTTTTAACACATACTGGGACATTGTCATGGACTGGGGACTTTTACAAAAGAAAGCAAGAAATCCATGGCTGAGAGACAAGCTTTTGATATCAAACAGGGCCGTTTACTTTGTGGCCATA GTAGTCAATATTCTTCTCAGACTTGTATGGATGCAGTTAGTTCTTGACTTCAATGAAGCGCCGTTCCTCCACAGAAGAGCCGTGATTGCACTAGTCGCCTGCCTGGAGATACTTCGTCGTGGAATTTGGAACTTTTTCAG GTTGGAGAACGAGCACTTCAACAACATCGAAAAATATCGAGCCTTCAATTTATCACCTCTGCCATTTCACTGTGAAGATGATAAATTTTTGTGA
- the LOC142531621 gene encoding phosphate transporter PHO1 homolog 9-like isoform X2 encodes MKFGKELASQTVQEWQEAYMDYKHLKKLLKNIFKFRQQSALSYSVSRGGFLKRKSTLHRSFSGLMDRDNCSIRSDDEVILVHPVRPESSENDVFYQTIFLKPSEDGGENEIHFFKFLDKEFNKVLRFYKEKVKGVTLQAVELSKQMDKLIALRIEVYKPLMEENGNQQEVESNTEPEAKDPANTGHDATNVVQELGTSQENASENNTFPPAYSIHAKINIEPKCPLMKLRRIVKSTNKSNLAIRIEELRRAEEKLRWAFIQYYQQLGLLKIYRSSNILAFSKIMKKYDKITSRSASNSYLQMIDKSDLGSSDEVNMLIGRVEAAFVKYFSNGNRRKGVKLLKPRKKMEKHRITFVLGILTGCSVALVIGIIVSVHARGLIRHEGREQYMNNIFPLYSFFGFIFLHMLMYGINTYLWRRFRVNYPFIFGFKSGTELGFREIFLLASALSVLTLVAVLSNLDMEMDPRTQHYQTLTELVPAGLLMVLLLITFCPFNIMYRSSRYFLIRCAWRCLFAPLYKVTFSDFFLADQLTSQVQAFRSLQFYICYYGWGDFKRRSNQCLESKVYEIFYIVVPVTPFLSRVLQCLRRVFEEKNVMQGLNSLKYFLTVVALVIKTIYDFRRGTFWRIVAASSSGVTAVFNTYWDIVMDWGLLQKKARNPWLRDKLLISNRAVYFVAIVVNILLRLVWMQLVLDFNEAPFLHRRAVIALVACLEILRRGIWNFFRFDNTSITILHHRIKLCLVPIFLLFHIFLALA; translated from the exons ATGAAATTTGGAAAGGAATTAGCTTCTCAAACGGTGCAAGAATGGCAGGAAGCATACATGGACTACAAACATCTCAAGAAACTGCTGAAAAACATCTTTAAATTCAGACAGCAAAGTGCATTATCATATTCAGTAAGCCGAGGTGGTTTCTTGAAGAGGAAATCGACCTTGCACAGATCGTTTAGCGGGTTGATGGATAGAGACAACTGCTCAATAAGGAGTGACGATGAAGTGATATTAGTACACCCAGTGCGGCCAGAAAGTTCGGAGAATGATGTGTTCTATCAGACAATTTTTTTGAAGCCATCAGAAGATGGTGGTGAAAACGAGATTCATTTCTTTAAGTTTCTTGATAAAGAATTCAATAAAGTACTGAGATTTTacaaggaaaaagttaagggtGTGACTCTGCAGGCAGTGGAGTTGAGCAAGCAGATGGATAAACTTATCGCCTTAAGGATTGAAGTGTATAAACCTTTGATGGAAGAAAACGGGAATCAACAAGAAGTCGAGTCAAACACCGAACCTGAAGCTAAAGATCCTGCGAATACAGGACATGACG CCACGAATGTGGTCCAAGAACTTGGGACCAGCCAGGAAAACGCTtctgaaaataatacttttccGCCAGCATATTCGATTCATGCAAAGATCAATATTGAACCAAAATGTCCTCTTATGAAATTAAGAAGGATCGTCAAAAGCACAAACAAGTCGAACCTGGCAATCAGAATTGAGGAGCTAAGACGAGCTGAGGAAAAATTAAGATGGGCTTTCATCCAATATTACCAACAGCTCGGACTCCTAAAAATATATCG TTCCTCGAATATTTTGGCATTCTCCAAGATCATGAAGAAATATGACAAG ATCACTTCAAGAAGTGCTTCAAATTCTTATTTACAGATGATTGACAAATCGGATCTCGGAAGCTCGGATGAG GTTAACATGCTCATCGGAAGGGTAGAGGCTGCATTTGTTAAGTACTTCTCAAATGGAAATCGAAGAAAAGGGGTGAAACTTTTAAAGCCCAGAAAAAAAATGGAGAAGCACAGAATAACATTTGTTCTTG GTATATTAACTGGCTGTTCAGTAGCACTAGTTATCGGTATTATTGTTTCAGTACATGCAAGGGGACTTATTCGACACGAGGGACGAGAGCAGTATATGAACAATATATTTCCTCTTTACag CTTCTTTGGATTCATTTTCCTTCACATGCTCATGTATGGGATAAACACATACCTCTGGAGGCGATTCCGGGTGAACTACCCCTTCATCTTTGGATTTAAATCAGGTACAGAATTGGGATTCAGAGAAATCTTCCTACTTGCTTCCGCCCTTTCAGTACTCACTTTGGTAGCTGTACTTTCAAATCTGGACATGGAAATGGATCCAAGAACACAACATTATCAAACATTAACTGAACTGGTTCCGGCAGGACTACTTATG GTCTTGCTTCTTATAACATTTTGTCCTTTCAACATTATGTATCGCTCAAGCCGCTACTTTCTCATTAGATGTGCATGGCGTTGTCTTTTTGCTCCACTTTATAAG GTTACCTTCTCGGATTTCTTCTTGGCAGACCAGCTAACAAGCCAG GTTCAGGCTTTCAGAAGTTTGCAATTTTACATTTGCTACTATGGATGGGGAGACTTCAAAAGGAGATCAAACCAGTGCCTTGAAAGCAAagtatatgaaattttttacaTTGTTGTACCAGTTACTCCATTTTTGTCACGAGTTCTGCAG TGCCTACGCCGCGTGTTTGAGGAGAAGAATGTCATGCAAGGACTCAATAGCCTAAAGTATTTCTTAACAGTAGTGGCACTTGTCATTAAGACAATATATGATTTCCGGAGAGGAACGTTTTGGAGAATCGTGGCAGCATCAAGTTCGGGAGTCACGGCTGTTTTTAACACATACTGGGACATTGTCATGGACTGGGGACTTTTACAAAAGAAAGCAAGAAATCCATGGCTGAGAGACAAGCTTTTGATATCAAACAGGGCCGTTTACTTTGTGGCCATA GTAGTCAATATTCTTCTCAGACTTGTATGGATGCAGTTAGTTCTTGACTTCAATGAAGCGCCGTTCCTCCACAGAAGAGCCGTGATTGCACTAGTCGCCTGCCTGGAGATACTTCGTCGTGGAATTTGGAACTTTTTCAGGTTTGATAATACATCCATTACCATCCTGCATCATAGAATTAAATTGTGTTTGGTTCCCATCTTCCTTCTTTTCCACATTTTTTTGGCATTAGCGTGA
- the LOC142531621 gene encoding phosphate transporter PHO1 homolog 9-like isoform X1: MKFGKELASQTVQEWQEAYMDYKHLKKLLKNIFKFRQQSALSYSVSRGGFLKRKSTLHRSFSGLMDRDNCSIRSDDEVILVHPVRPESSENDVFYQTIFLKPSEDGGENEIHFFKFLDKEFNKVLRFYKEKVKGVTLQAVELSKQMDKLIALRIEVYKPLMEENGNQQEVESNTEPEAKDPANTGHDEDPATNVVQELGTSQENASENNTFPPAYSIHAKINIEPKCPLMKLRRIVKSTNKSNLAIRIEELRRAEEKLRWAFIQYYQQLGLLKIYRSSNILAFSKIMKKYDKITSRSASNSYLQMIDKSDLGSSDEVNMLIGRVEAAFVKYFSNGNRRKGVKLLKPRKKMEKHRITFVLGILTGCSVALVIGIIVSVHARGLIRHEGREQYMNNIFPLYSFFGFIFLHMLMYGINTYLWRRFRVNYPFIFGFKSGTELGFREIFLLASALSVLTLVAVLSNLDMEMDPRTQHYQTLTELVPAGLLMVLLLITFCPFNIMYRSSRYFLIRCAWRCLFAPLYKVTFSDFFLADQLTSQVQAFRSLQFYICYYGWGDFKRRSNQCLESKCLRRVFEEKNVMQGLNSLKYFLTVVALVIKTIYDFRRGTFWRIVAASSSGVTAVFNTYWDIVMDWGLLQKKARNPWLRDKLLISNRAVYFVAIVSTEMVYFIYILFHLLGLQVVNILLRLVWMQLVLDFNEAPFLHRRAVIALVACLEILRRGIWNFFRFDNTSITILHHRIKLCLVPIFLLFHIFLALA; encoded by the exons ATGAAATTTGGAAAGGAATTAGCTTCTCAAACGGTGCAAGAATGGCAGGAAGCATACATGGACTACAAACATCTCAAGAAACTGCTGAAAAACATCTTTAAATTCAGACAGCAAAGTGCATTATCATATTCAGTAAGCCGAGGTGGTTTCTTGAAGAGGAAATCGACCTTGCACAGATCGTTTAGCGGGTTGATGGATAGAGACAACTGCTCAATAAGGAGTGACGATGAAGTGATATTAGTACACCCAGTGCGGCCAGAAAGTTCGGAGAATGATGTGTTCTATCAGACAATTTTTTTGAAGCCATCAGAAGATGGTGGTGAAAACGAGATTCATTTCTTTAAGTTTCTTGATAAAGAATTCAATAAAGTACTGAGATTTTacaaggaaaaagttaagggtGTGACTCTGCAGGCAGTGGAGTTGAGCAAGCAGATGGATAAACTTATCGCCTTAAGGATTGAAGTGTATAAACCTTTGATGGAAGAAAACGGGAATCAACAAGAAGTCGAGTCAAACACCGAACCTGAAGCTAAAGATCCTGCGAATACAGGACATGACG AAGATCCAGCCACGAATGTGGTCCAAGAACTTGGGACCAGCCAGGAAAACGCTtctgaaaataatacttttccGCCAGCATATTCGATTCATGCAAAGATCAATATTGAACCAAAATGTCCTCTTATGAAATTAAGAAGGATCGTCAAAAGCACAAACAAGTCGAACCTGGCAATCAGAATTGAGGAGCTAAGACGAGCTGAGGAAAAATTAAGATGGGCTTTCATCCAATATTACCAACAGCTCGGACTCCTAAAAATATATCG TTCCTCGAATATTTTGGCATTCTCCAAGATCATGAAGAAATATGACAAG ATCACTTCAAGAAGTGCTTCAAATTCTTATTTACAGATGATTGACAAATCGGATCTCGGAAGCTCGGATGAG GTTAACATGCTCATCGGAAGGGTAGAGGCTGCATTTGTTAAGTACTTCTCAAATGGAAATCGAAGAAAAGGGGTGAAACTTTTAAAGCCCAGAAAAAAAATGGAGAAGCACAGAATAACATTTGTTCTTG GTATATTAACTGGCTGTTCAGTAGCACTAGTTATCGGTATTATTGTTTCAGTACATGCAAGGGGACTTATTCGACACGAGGGACGAGAGCAGTATATGAACAATATATTTCCTCTTTACag CTTCTTTGGATTCATTTTCCTTCACATGCTCATGTATGGGATAAACACATACCTCTGGAGGCGATTCCGGGTGAACTACCCCTTCATCTTTGGATTTAAATCAGGTACAGAATTGGGATTCAGAGAAATCTTCCTACTTGCTTCCGCCCTTTCAGTACTCACTTTGGTAGCTGTACTTTCAAATCTGGACATGGAAATGGATCCAAGAACACAACATTATCAAACATTAACTGAACTGGTTCCGGCAGGACTACTTATG GTCTTGCTTCTTATAACATTTTGTCCTTTCAACATTATGTATCGCTCAAGCCGCTACTTTCTCATTAGATGTGCATGGCGTTGTCTTTTTGCTCCACTTTATAAG GTTACCTTCTCGGATTTCTTCTTGGCAGACCAGCTAACAAGCCAG GTTCAGGCTTTCAGAAGTTTGCAATTTTACATTTGCTACTATGGATGGGGAGACTTCAAAAGGAGATCAAACCAGTGCCTTGAAAGCAAa TGCCTACGCCGCGTGTTTGAGGAGAAGAATGTCATGCAAGGACTCAATAGCCTAAAGTATTTCTTAACAGTAGTGGCACTTGTCATTAAGACAATATATGATTTCCGGAGAGGAACGTTTTGGAGAATCGTGGCAGCATCAAGTTCGGGAGTCACGGCTGTTTTTAACACATACTGGGACATTGTCATGGACTGGGGACTTTTACAAAAGAAAGCAAGAAATCCATGGCTGAGAGACAAGCTTTTGATATCAAACAGGGCCGTTTACTTTGTGGCCATAGTGAGTACTGAAATGGTTTATTTTAT ATATATCCTTTTTCACTTACTTGGATTGCAGGTAGTCAATATTCTTCTCAGACTTGTATGGATGCAGTTAGTTCTTGACTTCAATGAAGCGCCGTTCCTCCACAGAAGAGCCGTGATTGCACTAGTCGCCTGCCTGGAGATACTTCGTCGTGGAATTTGGAACTTTTTCAGGTTTGATAATACATCCATTACCATCCTGCATCATAGAATTAAATTGTGTTTGGTTCCCATCTTCCTTCTTTTCCACATTTTTTTGGCATTAGCGTGA